A genomic segment from Sphingopyxis sp. DBS4 encodes:
- a CDS encoding nitronate monooxygenase family protein, with translation MQSPICAMLGIEFPLLAFSHCRDVVVAVSKAGGMGVFGAAALPPERLEEELAWIDAHIGGRPYGVDLIVPNSFAGKGEAPTSNAAKVPESHLRFAADLLGKFDVDAAGLEEAMETRQSFGDNMHEDGAARLLEVAFRHPIALIANALGVPPPLMLELGKRHKVPVAALVGTRDHALAQVRAGVDILVVAGGEAGGHCGEVATMVLVPEVAAAVEAVGATTPILAAGGIVTGRQMAAAMAMGAHGAWTGSVWLTTAEAETNPVVKEKMLAASARDTVRSKSRTGKPSRQLRSPWTDAWEAEGAPKPLPMPLQSLVSEPALRKVDKLSEGGHEGARALATYWVGQGVGLMNEAMGAGQVVQAFKEDWISACERLNGFVGE, from the coding sequence ATGCAATCCCCCATCTGCGCCATGCTCGGCATCGAATTTCCGCTGCTCGCTTTCTCGCACTGCCGCGACGTCGTCGTCGCGGTGTCGAAGGCGGGGGGCATGGGCGTGTTCGGCGCCGCCGCGCTGCCGCCCGAACGGCTCGAGGAGGAACTGGCTTGGATCGACGCGCATATCGGCGGACGCCCCTATGGCGTCGACCTGATCGTCCCCAACAGCTTCGCCGGCAAGGGCGAGGCGCCGACGTCCAACGCCGCCAAGGTTCCCGAATCGCACCTTCGCTTCGCCGCCGACCTGCTCGGCAAGTTCGACGTCGATGCGGCGGGGCTCGAAGAGGCGATGGAGACGCGGCAGAGCTTCGGGGACAATATGCATGAGGACGGCGCCGCGCGGCTGCTCGAAGTCGCCTTCCGCCACCCGATCGCGCTGATCGCCAACGCGCTCGGCGTGCCGCCGCCGCTGATGCTCGAACTCGGCAAGCGCCACAAAGTGCCCGTCGCCGCGCTCGTCGGCACGCGCGACCATGCGCTGGCACAGGTCCGCGCGGGGGTCGATATCCTCGTCGTCGCGGGCGGCGAGGCCGGCGGTCATTGCGGCGAGGTCGCGACGATGGTGCTGGTGCCCGAAGTCGCGGCGGCGGTCGAGGCGGTCGGCGCGACGACGCCGATCCTCGCCGCGGGCGGCATCGTCACCGGGCGCCAGATGGCGGCGGCGATGGCGATGGGCGCGCACGGCGCCTGGACCGGATCGGTCTGGCTGACCACGGCCGAGGCGGAGACCAATCCCGTCGTGAAGGAAAAGATGCTCGCAGCTTCGGCCCGCGACACCGTGCGCTCGAAGAGCCGCACCGGCAAACCCTCACGCCAGCTCCGCTCGCCGTGGACCGACGCCTGGGAAGCCGAGGGCGCGCCCAAACCGCTCCCCATGCCGCTGCAATCGCTGGTCAGCGAACCGGCGCTGCGCAAAGTCGACAAATTGTCCGAGGGCGGCCACGAAGGCGCGAGAGCGCTCGCAACTTACTGGGTCGGCCAGGGCGTCGGGCTGATGAACGAGGCGATGGGCGCCGGGCAGGTCGTCCAGGCGTTCAAGGAGGACTGGATCAGCGCCTGCGAGCGGCTGAACGGGTTCGTGGGGGAATGA
- a CDS encoding entericidin A/B family lipoprotein: protein MTSVRVILLTLLASFLVAGCNTVKGVGRDIESVGQAGDDAIH from the coding sequence ATGACGAGTGTCCGTGTAATCCTTCTCACCCTGCTAGCCAGCTTTCTGGTCGCTGGCTGCAACACGGTGAAAGGCGTCGGCCGCGATATCGAGTCGGTCGGACAGGCCGGCGACGACGCCATTCACTGA
- the argS gene encoding arginine--tRNA ligase translates to MTLFSRFSAHIDAALDALVARDALPAGLDRSAISVEPPRDPSHGDVATNAAMVLAKPAGTNPRALAEQLVAELGALDEVTEASVAGPGFINLRLADDSWRSELALIHAEGGDYGRSAMGEGRRVNVEYVSANPTGPMHVGHCRGAVVGDALAALLEYAGHRVTREYYVNDAGAQVDVLARSVHMRYREALGEDVGAIPEGLYPGDYLKPVAAKLAAEYGDRYVGTPESAWLGLFRAEAVSAMMDMIRADLAKLGIHHDLFSSEAELQAEGKPAAAEKWLREHDLVYDGQLEAPKGETPEDWEPVELPLFRSTRFGDDQDRPIKKSDGSWTYFGADLAYHFQKSQDADELIDIWGADHAGTVKRIKAAVAALTGGKTRFDVKLVQMVRLLKNGEPFKMSKRAGNFVTLADIVDEVGKDAVRFTMLTRKADAQMDFDFAKVVEASRDNPVFYVQYAHARIASLKRKLAEAGVAAAAPNPARLDDYELGLVKLLAQFPRIVEAAASAREPHRIAFYLGDLAAAFHAWWNMGNDRPEARVILANDPELTATRLYLADGIGQVIRNGLHLMGVEALEEMS, encoded by the coding sequence GTGACCCTGTTCAGCCGCTTTTCCGCCCATATCGACGCCGCGCTCGATGCGCTGGTCGCGCGCGATGCGCTTCCCGCCGGACTCGACCGGAGCGCGATCAGCGTCGAGCCGCCGCGCGATCCCTCGCACGGCGACGTCGCGACCAATGCCGCGATGGTGCTCGCCAAGCCCGCGGGCACCAATCCGCGCGCGCTTGCCGAACAGCTTGTCGCCGAACTCGGCGCGCTCGATGAAGTGACCGAAGCGAGCGTCGCCGGGCCCGGCTTCATCAACCTGCGCCTTGCCGACGACAGCTGGCGGAGCGAGCTCGCGCTGATCCATGCCGAGGGCGGCGATTACGGCCGCTCGGCGATGGGCGAGGGGCGGCGGGTCAATGTCGAATATGTCTCGGCCAACCCGACCGGGCCGATGCACGTCGGCCATTGCCGCGGCGCGGTCGTCGGCGATGCGCTCGCGGCCTTGCTCGAATATGCGGGGCATCGGGTCACCCGCGAATATTATGTCAATGACGCCGGCGCGCAGGTCGACGTGCTCGCGCGCTCGGTCCACATGCGCTACCGCGAAGCGCTGGGCGAAGACGTCGGCGCGATCCCCGAGGGGCTCTATCCCGGAGATTATCTGAAGCCCGTCGCCGCGAAGCTCGCCGCCGAATATGGCGACCGCTATGTCGGAACGCCTGAGAGCGCGTGGCTCGGGCTGTTCCGCGCCGAGGCGGTCAGCGCGATGATGGACATGATCCGCGCCGACCTCGCCAAGCTCGGCATCCACCACGATCTCTTTTCGTCCGAAGCCGAGCTTCAGGCGGAAGGCAAACCCGCTGCGGCCGAGAAATGGCTGCGCGAGCATGATCTGGTCTATGACGGCCAGCTCGAAGCGCCGAAGGGCGAAACGCCCGAGGATTGGGAACCGGTCGAACTGCCGCTGTTCCGCTCGACCCGGTTCGGCGACGATCAGGACCGGCCGATCAAGAAGTCCGACGGAAGCTGGACCTATTTCGGCGCCGACCTCGCCTATCATTTCCAGAAAAGCCAGGATGCCGACGAACTGATCGACATCTGGGGCGCCGACCATGCGGGGACGGTCAAGCGGATCAAGGCAGCGGTCGCGGCGCTGACCGGCGGCAAGACGCGTTTCGACGTCAAGCTGGTGCAGATGGTCCGGCTGCTCAAGAATGGCGAGCCGTTCAAAATGTCGAAGCGCGCGGGCAATTTCGTCACCCTCGCCGACATCGTCGACGAGGTCGGCAAGGATGCGGTGCGCTTCACCATGCTGACGCGCAAGGCCGATGCGCAGATGGATTTCGACTTTGCCAAGGTCGTCGAGGCGTCGCGCGACAATCCGGTCTTCTATGTCCAATACGCCCATGCGCGGATCGCGTCGCTGAAGCGCAAGCTCGCCGAGGCGGGCGTTGCGGCGGCGGCGCCGAACCCGGCGCGGCTCGACGACTATGAGCTCGGCCTCGTCAAGCTGCTCGCGCAATTCCCGCGTATCGTCGAGGCGGCGGCATCAGCGCGCGAGCCGCACCGTATCGCCTTCTACCTCGGCGACCTCGCCGCGGCGTTCCATGCCTGGTGGAACATGGGTAACGACCGGCCCGAAGCGCGTGTCATTTTGGCAAACGACCCTGAACTGACCGCGACGCGGCTTTATTTGGCCGACGGAATCGGGCAGGTTATCCGCAACGGGCTCCACCTGATGGGAGTGGAAGCCCTTGAGGAGATGAGCTGA
- the nagZ gene encoding beta-N-acetylhexosaminidase: MIPAIFGLSGLTLTDDERAFFRDSDPAGYILFGRNIANREQLRRLTDDLRGLDGRANLPILIDQEGGRVARMKAPEWPDFPSGAAFDALYERAPASAIEAARLNAMALAVMLAEVGITVDCLPLLDVRQPGASDVIGDRALGSEPMRVAALGRAILSGLQDGGVVGVVKHIPGHGRAMLDTHEALPTVTASDHDLQSDLAPFAALRDAAMAMTCHVIFDAWDRDRPATLSPTIIDGIIRQRVGFHGLLMTDDLDMKALSGTVPSRAADAVAAGCDIALNCWAKMDDMIGIAKALDPISTLSRARLEGAMDRISGAHDSRQFAVLIDQRDALLALA; the protein is encoded by the coding sequence ATGATACCCGCGATTTTCGGGCTTTCGGGCCTGACCCTGACCGATGACGAGCGCGCTTTCTTTCGCGACAGCGATCCCGCTGGCTATATCCTGTTCGGTCGCAATATCGCGAACCGCGAGCAGCTTCGGCGCCTGACCGATGATTTGCGCGGGCTCGATGGACGCGCCAACCTGCCGATCCTGATCGATCAAGAGGGCGGCCGCGTCGCGCGGATGAAGGCGCCCGAATGGCCCGATTTCCCAAGCGGCGCGGCGTTCGATGCGCTTTACGAGCGCGCCCCGGCCAGCGCGATCGAGGCGGCACGGCTCAACGCGATGGCGCTTGCGGTGATGCTTGCCGAGGTCGGGATCACCGTCGATTGCCTGCCGCTGCTCGATGTGCGTCAGCCGGGGGCAAGCGATGTGATCGGTGATCGTGCGCTCGGCAGCGAGCCGATGCGTGTCGCCGCGCTCGGCCGCGCGATCCTGAGCGGCCTTCAGGACGGCGGCGTCGTCGGCGTCGTCAAACATATTCCGGGCCATGGCCGCGCGATGCTCGATACTCACGAAGCGCTGCCGACCGTCACCGCGTCCGACCATGATCTGCAGAGCGATCTCGCGCCCTTTGCGGCGCTGCGCGATGCGGCGATGGCGATGACCTGCCATGTCATCTTCGACGCCTGGGACCGGGATCGGCCTGCGACCCTGTCGCCGACCATCATCGACGGCATTATCCGCCAGCGCGTCGGTTTTCACGGTCTGTTGATGACCGACGACCTCGATATGAAGGCTCTGTCGGGCACCGTCCCGTCGCGCGCCGCCGATGCGGTCGCCGCAGGATGCGACATCGCGCTCAACTGCTGGGCGAAGATGGACGACATGATCGGCATCGCGAAGGCGCTCGATCCGATCAGCACGCTTTCGCGCGCACGGCTCGAAGGGGCCATGGACCGGATCTCGGGCGCGCATGACTCGCGGCAGTTCGCGGTGCTCATCGACCAGCGCGACGCGCTGCTGGCGCTCGCCTGA
- a CDS encoding peptidylprolyl isomerase gives MSDQTLTLSLSTGDVVIRLRPDLAPQHVERITTLAKEGFYDGVVFHRVIPGFMAQGGDPTGTGMGGSKLPDLPQEFNAEPHVRGVCSMARAQNPNSANSQFFICFEDARFLDNQYTVWGEVIEGMENVDALPKGEPPREPGKIVKATVA, from the coding sequence ATGTCCGACCAGACGCTCACCCTTTCGCTGTCGACCGGCGATGTCGTCATCCGCCTGCGCCCCGACCTTGCGCCGCAGCATGTCGAGCGCATCACGACGCTCGCCAAGGAAGGCTTTTACGACGGTGTCGTCTTTCATCGCGTGATTCCCGGCTTCATGGCGCAGGGCGGCGACCCGACGGGCACCGGCATGGGCGGCAGCAAGCTTCCCGACCTGCCGCAGGAGTTCAACGCCGAGCCGCACGTCCGCGGCGTCTGCTCGATGGCCCGCGCACAGAACCCGAACAGCGCGAACAGCCAGTTCTTCATCTGCTTCGAGGACGCGCGCTTCCTCGACAATCAATATACCGTCTGGGGCGAAGTGATCGAAGGCATGGAAAATGTCGACGCGCTGCCCAAGGGCGAGCCGCCGCGCGAGCCGGGGAAGATCGTCAAGGCGACGGTGGCGTAA
- a CDS encoding twin-arginine translocase TatA/TatE family subunit, whose translation MGSFSIWHWLVVGILVLLLFGKGRFSDMMGDVAKGIKSFKKGMADDDAPPPAPRQIEGQRSPEATPTPTAETEIR comes from the coding sequence ATGGGTAGCTTCAGCATCTGGCACTGGCTCGTGGTCGGGATTCTCGTCCTACTGCTGTTCGGCAAGGGTCGTTTTTCCGATATGATGGGCGACGTCGCCAAGGGCATCAAGAGCTTCAAGAAGGGCATGGCCGACGACGACGCGCCGCCGCCCGCGCCGCGCCAGATCGAAGGCCAGCGCTCGCCCGAAGCGACCCCGACGCCGACGGCTGAAACCGAAATCCGCTAA
- the scpB gene encoding SMC-Scp complex subunit ScpB, giving the protein MIDDLERAIEAMLFASDEPLDARQVAGRLGDEMTPGEVRAIILAIAERHKGSGIELVERGGHWHFQTPADLAHLLRRERDDPRKLSRAAAEVLAIVAYHEPVSRAEIEAIRGVQTSKGTLDVLMEAEWIAPAGRREVPGRPLIYKTTDAFLQHFGLASRKDLPGIEDLRAAGLLDPVDLAFEEAMGELDLVKDGEDA; this is encoded by the coding sequence ATGATCGACGATCTGGAACGCGCGATAGAAGCGATGCTGTTCGCGAGCGACGAACCGCTCGATGCGCGGCAGGTCGCGGGACGTCTGGGCGATGAGATGACGCCGGGCGAGGTGCGTGCGATCATCTTGGCGATCGCCGAGCGTCATAAGGGCAGCGGCATCGAACTGGTCGAGCGCGGCGGGCATTGGCATTTTCAGACCCCCGCCGACCTTGCGCACCTGCTGCGCCGCGAGCGCGACGATCCGCGCAAATTGTCGCGCGCGGCGGCCGAGGTGCTGGCGATCGTCGCCTATCATGAGCCCGTCAGCCGCGCGGAGATCGAGGCAATCCGCGGCGTCCAGACCTCGAAGGGGACGCTCGACGTGCTGATGGAGGCCGAATGGATCGCGCCCGCCGGACGGCGCGAGGTGCCGGGGCGGCCGCTGATTTACAAGACCACCGACGCCTTTTTGCAGCATTTCGGGCTCGCGAGCCGCAAGGATCTGCCGGGAATCGAGGATTTGCGTGCTGCGGGGCTGCTCGACCCGGTCGACCTCGCTTTCGAGGAAGCGATGGGCGAGCTGGACCTAGTAAAAGACGGCGAGGACGCCTAG
- the mgtE gene encoding magnesium transporter, giving the protein MDKREESLPPDDVSVDHATITDDREIDRDPAQREAETELDEDDRLKPAFVRDVIDLAEAGEVEAARERVGRLHPADIADLFELVSDEDRPLLAHVLGDMVSPDVLAEMNDHVRERLIDLLAPEQVAEIASELDTDDAVAIIEDMEEDEQQAVLQAMEPEDRAAIEDALSYPEETAGRLMQREYVAVPEHVTVGDVIDRLREDVDLATDFWEIFVVDPMHRPVGTCQLSWILRAPRTIAISDLMKREQTLIPVDMDQEEVALRFQKYALISAAVVDKAGRLVGMITVDDVVHIIQEEAGEDILRLSGAGDGDINEPIVMTIRTRLSWLVVNLGTAMLAASVVGFFEGAIAKFALLAVLMPIVSGMGGNAGTQTLAVTVRAIATNQLTASNTLRMIFRELRIATVNGLSLGVLIGTGTALIFGNPLLGVVIASAMLINNLVAGLAGILVPVTLDRLDVDPAVSSAVFVTTLTDIMGFFSFLGLAVLSGLTAMN; this is encoded by the coding sequence ATGGACAAACGCGAAGAATCCCTGCCGCCCGACGATGTGTCAGTCGATCACGCAACCATCACCGACGATCGCGAGATCGACCGCGATCCGGCGCAGCGCGAGGCCGAAACCGAACTCGACGAGGATGACCGGCTGAAACCCGCTTTCGTTCGCGACGTGATCGACCTCGCCGAAGCCGGCGAGGTCGAGGCGGCGCGCGAACGCGTCGGCCGCCTCCACCCCGCCGACATCGCCGACCTGTTCGAGCTCGTCTCCGACGAAGACCGCCCGCTCCTCGCACATGTGCTCGGCGACATGGTTTCGCCCGACGTGCTCGCGGAAATGAACGACCATGTGCGCGAGCGGCTGATCGACCTGCTCGCGCCCGAGCAAGTGGCCGAAATCGCGTCCGAACTCGATACCGACGACGCGGTCGCGATCATCGAGGATATGGAGGAGGACGAGCAGCAGGCCGTTCTCCAGGCGATGGAGCCCGAGGATCGCGCCGCGATCGAGGACGCCCTCTCCTATCCCGAGGAGACCGCCGGGCGTCTGATGCAGCGCGAATATGTCGCGGTGCCCGAGCATGTGACCGTCGGCGACGTCATCGACCGCCTCCGCGAGGATGTCGATCTCGCCACCGATTTCTGGGAAATCTTCGTTGTCGATCCGATGCACCGCCCGGTCGGCACCTGCCAGCTCAGCTGGATATTGCGCGCGCCGCGCACCATCGCGATCAGCGATCTGATGAAGCGCGAGCAGACGCTGATCCCGGTCGACATGGACCAGGAAGAGGTCGCGCTGCGCTTCCAGAAATATGCGCTGATCTCGGCCGCGGTCGTCGACAAGGCCGGGCGTCTGGTCGGCATGATCACCGTCGACGACGTCGTCCACATCATTCAGGAAGAGGCGGGCGAGGATATTTTGCGCCTGTCGGGCGCGGGCGACGGCGACATCAACGAACCGATCGTGATGACGATCCGTACGCGGCTGAGCTGGCTGGTCGTCAATCTGGGCACCGCGATGCTCGCGGCGTCGGTGGTCGGCTTTTTCGAGGGCGCGATCGCCAAATTCGCGCTGCTCGCGGTGCTGATGCCGATCGTATCGGGCATGGGCGGCAATGCGGGAACGCAGACGCTGGCGGTCACCGTGCGCGCGATCGCGACCAATCAGCTCACCGCGTCGAACACGTTGCGCATGATTTTCCGCGAGCTCCGCATCGCGACGGTGAACGGCTTGTCGCTCGGCGTGCTGATCGGCACCGGCACCGCGCTGATCTTCGGCAACCCGCTGCTCGGTGTCGTCATTGCATCGGCGATGCTGATCAACAATCTCGTCGCGGGGCTCGCCGGCATCCTGGTTCCGGTGACGCTCGACCGGCTCGACGTCGACCCCGCCGTTTCGTCGGCGGTTTTCGTGACGACGCTGACCGACATCATGGGCTTTTTCTCGTTCCTCGGGCTCGCAGTGCTCAGCGGCCTGACCGCGATGAACTGA
- a CDS encoding ScpA family protein yields MEELPLAFELAPAAAAEREDALQLNLDSWEGPLDLLLTLARGQKVDLRQISILQLVEQYLAFIAEMRAKLEVAADYLVMAAWLAYLKSALLLPKDPLEEPSPDELALRLQLRLQRLAAMREAAARLLARDRIGRDVFLRAKPEGLHDVRVRRWDASLYDLLAAYGQVKLRTEPVVHMVARRPVITLDAALQHLERMIGIKVDWAELSDFLPSDYQGPLRRSAIASSFVAALELARQGRVDLKQDGAFEPLYLKAAAI; encoded by the coding sequence ATGGAGGAACTGCCGCTCGCCTTTGAACTGGCACCGGCGGCAGCGGCCGAGCGCGAGGACGCGCTGCAACTCAATCTCGATAGCTGGGAAGGCCCGCTCGACCTGCTGTTGACGCTCGCGCGCGGGCAAAAGGTCGACCTCCGGCAGATTTCCATCCTCCAGCTTGTCGAACAATATCTCGCCTTCATCGCCGAAATGCGCGCCAAGCTGGAGGTCGCGGCCGATTATCTGGTGATGGCGGCGTGGCTCGCCTATCTGAAATCGGCGCTGCTGCTGCCCAAGGACCCGCTGGAGGAGCCGTCGCCCGACGAGCTGGCGTTGCGGCTGCAATTGCGGCTCCAGCGCCTTGCCGCGATGCGCGAGGCGGCGGCACGGCTGCTCGCGCGCGATCGCATCGGCCGCGACGTCTTTCTGCGCGCGAAGCCGGAAGGGCTGCACGACGTCAGGGTGCGGCGCTGGGATGCGAGCCTTTACGACCTGCTGGCGGCCTATGGTCAGGTCAAGCTGCGCACCGAGCCCGTCGTCCACATGGTTGCGCGGCGCCCGGTGATCACGCTCGACGCGGCGCTCCAGCATCTCGAACGGATGATCGGGATCAAGGTCGACTGGGCCGAACTGTCCGATTTCCTGCCGTCCGACTATCAGGGGCCGCTGCGCCGCTCGGCAATCGCGTCGAGCTTCGTCGCCGCGCTTGAGCTGGCGCGGCAGGGGCGGGTCGACCTCAAGCAGGACGGCGCGTTTGAACCGCTTTATCTGAAGGCAGCGGCAATATGA
- a CDS encoding SPOR domain-containing protein, giving the protein MAEGKGETAEETGGEGLGLEGEDRLPWLEAADGYEDDGEVSPVRLLVMVLGGLLLIGAVLGALWWLQNGGARGQGELIAAQKGDYKVAPKTDGAKTFEGEGDASFAATEGAVPAGKVDPTRMPEEPAVTPAEREAAAKAEKAKADSEKAAAAKAEAARIAAADKGKPGPAAMSVKTGDAAAADKAQTGGSATIQLGAFSSEAAAAKAWTNLSKRFPYLADLGKSVSPATAGGKTVYRLRAAAGSAANAASLCGKLRVAGENCVVVR; this is encoded by the coding sequence ATGGCCGAGGGTAAGGGGGAAACCGCAGAGGAAACGGGCGGCGAGGGACTGGGCCTCGAAGGCGAGGATCGCCTGCCCTGGCTCGAAGCCGCCGACGGCTATGAAGACGATGGCGAGGTGTCCCCGGTCCGCCTGCTGGTAATGGTGCTCGGCGGGTTGCTGCTGATCGGTGCCGTGCTTGGCGCCCTGTGGTGGCTCCAGAACGGCGGCGCGCGCGGGCAGGGCGAACTGATCGCGGCGCAGAAGGGCGATTACAAGGTCGCGCCGAAGACCGACGGCGCCAAGACCTTCGAGGGCGAGGGCGACGCGAGCTTCGCCGCGACCGAGGGCGCGGTTCCGGCGGGCAAGGTCGATCCGACGCGGATGCCCGAGGAACCGGCGGTGACCCCCGCCGAGCGCGAAGCCGCCGCCAAGGCCGAAAAGGCAAAGGCCGACAGCGAAAAGGCGGCCGCGGCAAAGGCCGAGGCCGCGCGCATCGCCGCCGCCGACAAGGGCAAGCCGGGGCCCGCCGCCATGTCGGTCAAGACCGGCGACGCAGCGGCGGCGGACAAGGCGCAGACGGGCGGTTCGGCGACGATCCAGCTCGGCGCGTTCAGCAGCGAGGCCGCGGCGGCGAAGGCGTGGACCAATTTGTCGAAGCGCTTTCCCTATCTGGCCGATCTCGGCAAATCGGTGTCGCCGGCGACCGCCGGAGGCAAGACCGTCTACCGGCTCCGGGCCGCGGCGGGAAGCGCCGCCAACGCGGCGTCGCTCTGCGGAAAATTGCGCGTCGCGGGTGAAAATTGCGTCGTCGTCCGCTGA
- the tatB gene encoding Sec-independent protein translocase protein TatB, which translates to MFDVAPTELLLVIVVALVVIGPKDLPKAMRFVGKWVGKARGMARHFRAGLDTMMREAELEELEKQWREQNDAIMREFPRIDDVAAGTPPILPAEAPAETSGPEEAEAKPETHDVPPPGGPLP; encoded by the coding sequence ATGTTCGACGTCGCGCCGACCGAGTTGCTGCTCGTCATCGTGGTGGCCCTGGTCGTCATCGGCCCCAAGGATCTGCCCAAGGCGATGCGTTTTGTCGGCAAATGGGTCGGCAAGGCGCGCGGCATGGCGCGCCATTTCCGCGCCGGGCTCGACACGATGATGCGTGAGGCTGAGCTCGAGGAACTCGAAAAGCAGTGGCGCGAGCAGAATGACGCGATCATGCGCGAGTTTCCGCGCATCGACGATGTCGCCGCCGGGACCCCGCCGATCCTGCCCGCCGAAGCGCCGGCCGAAACGTCCGGGCCCGAAGAGGCGGAAGCCAAGCCCGAGACGCACGACGTGCCGCCGCCGGGCGGGCCGCTGCCATGA
- the nadC gene encoding carboxylating nicotinate-nucleotide diphosphorylase, which produces MSDFSLSGFDLDAFVRNTLAEDLGSGGDITSMATIPADARFSGVMDSRDAITVAGLPIAEAFFRALDPAMEIDILVAEGERVAAGSDLMRLSGNARAMLTAERSALNTVQHLSGIATMTRGYVDALGGTATLLDTRKTIPGLRVLEKYATRMGGATNHRMGLWDAAMIKDNHVAVAGSVEEAVRRAVAAGIENIIVEVDRVDQVEPALKAGATHLLLDNMGPDALREAVAIVGGRVPTEASGGVRLDTIGAIGATGVTYVSVGRLTQSAPAADIGLDFALA; this is translated from the coding sequence ATGAGCGATTTTTCCCTTTCCGGTTTCGACCTAGACGCCTTTGTCCGCAACACCTTGGCCGAGGATCTGGGGTCGGGCGGCGACATCACCTCGATGGCGACCATCCCCGCCGACGCGCGTTTTTCGGGGGTGATGGACAGCCGCGACGCGATCACCGTCGCGGGCCTGCCGATCGCCGAAGCCTTTTTCCGTGCGCTCGATCCCGCGATGGAGATCGACATATTGGTCGCCGAGGGCGAACGGGTGGCGGCGGGAAGCGACCTGATGCGGCTGTCGGGCAACGCCCGCGCGATGCTGACCGCCGAGCGGTCGGCGTTGAACACGGTGCAGCATCTGTCGGGAATCGCGACGATGACGCGGGGCTATGTCGATGCGCTCGGCGGCACTGCGACTCTGCTCGACACGCGCAAGACGATCCCCGGCCTGCGGGTGCTGGAAAAATATGCGACGCGGATGGGCGGCGCGACCAATCATCGCATGGGGCTGTGGGACGCGGCGATGATCAAGGACAATCATGTCGCGGTCGCCGGATCGGTCGAGGAAGCGGTGCGCCGCGCGGTCGCGGCGGGGATCGAAAACATCATCGTCGAGGTCGACCGCGTCGACCAGGTCGAACCCGCGCTGAAGGCCGGGGCGACGCATCTGCTGCTCGACAATATGGGGCCGGATGCCCTGCGCGAGGCAGTTGCGATCGTCGGCGGCCGCGTGCCGACCGAGGCATCGGGAGGCGTGCGGCTCGACACCATCGGCGCGATCGGGGCGACGGGGGTGACTTATGTCTCGGTGGGGCGGCTGACGCAGTCGGCGCCGGCGGCCGACATCGGGCTCGATTTTGCGCTGGCTTGA
- the tatC gene encoding twin-arginine translocase subunit TatC produces the protein MTVETPVETSVTADEDGAGGKMPLLDHLIELRSRLLKSLLAVGLAFGVCLYYARPIFGILVHPLVVAGQGKLIYTQLFEAFFVEIKVALFAATMIAFPVIANQLWKFVAPGLYRKEKRALLPFLFATPVLFAIGACFAYFVTIPIALKFLLGYQGNVGGVTQEALPSVGNYLSFVMQFILAFGIAFLLPILLMLIERAGLVTRAQLISARRYMIVAAFAVAAVFTPPDILSQLLLAIPLVFLYELSIFAIWFTQRKRKTGAEAAPVEPLEEA, from the coding sequence ATGACCGTCGAGACTCCCGTCGAAACCTCCGTCACCGCCGATGAGGATGGCGCCGGCGGCAAGATGCCGTTGCTCGACCATCTGATCGAGTTGCGCTCGCGTCTGCTGAAGTCGCTGCTCGCGGTCGGCCTGGCCTTTGGGGTGTGCCTTTATTACGCGCGGCCGATTTTCGGCATCCTCGTCCATCCGCTGGTGGTCGCGGGGCAGGGGAAGCTGATCTATACCCAGTTGTTCGAGGCGTTTTTCGTCGAGATTAAGGTCGCGTTGTTCGCGGCGACGATGATCGCCTTTCCGGTGATCGCGAACCAACTCTGGAAATTCGTCGCGCCCGGCCTTTACCGCAAGGAAAAGCGTGCCTTGCTGCCGTTCCTGTTCGCGACGCCGGTGCTGTTCGCGATCGGCGCCTGCTTCGCCTATTTCGTCACCATCCCGATCGCGCTCAAATTCCTGCTCGGATATCAGGGGAATGTCGGCGGCGTGACGCAGGAAGCGCTGCCTTCGGTCGGCAATTATCTGAGCTTCGTGATGCAGTTCATCCTGGCGTTCGGCATCGCTTTCCTGCTGCCGATCCTGCTGATGCTGATCGAGCGGGCGGGGCTGGTGACGCGCGCGCAACTGATTTCGGCGCGGCGTTACATGATCGTCGCCGCCTTTGCGGTCGCGGCGGTGTTCACGCCGCCCGACATCCTCAGCCAGCTGCTGCTCGCGATCCCGCTGGTCTTTCTCTACGAACTGTCGATCTTCGCGATCTGGTTCACCCAGCGCAAACGCAAGACAGGCGCCGAAGCGGCGCCTGTCGAGCCTCTCGAAGAGGCCTAG